Proteins found in one Methylobacter sp. S3L5C genomic segment:
- a CDS encoding FeoA family protein, whose translation MSISLKNLNVGDLGKIVGFEQSGKAYRKRLLAMGLTPGTEFRITRFAPMGDPVEIKLRGFSLTLRKDEAAILLIEKL comes from the coding sequence ATGTCAATAAGCTTAAAAAATCTTAACGTCGGTGATTTGGGAAAGATCGTAGGCTTTGAACAATCCGGTAAGGCTTATCGAAAACGGTTGCTGGCTATGGGTTTAACTCCCGGCACTGAATTTCGTATTACCCGGTTTGCACCCATGGGTGATCCCGTTGAAATCAAATTGCGTGGGTTTTCGTTAACATTGCGCAAAGATGAAGCGGCAATATTACTGATAGAGAAACTATGA